The sequence below is a genomic window from Cucumis melo cultivar AY chromosome 5, USDA_Cmelo_AY_1.0, whole genome shotgun sequence.
AGCAAAGATATGAAAATACACATCTCAACCACAGACATTAGGtaatgaaaatattttgtaaaattaaattatataataataataataataataataataataataataataataataataataatggtggACAACTAGACCTCTATTTATAGTTTATTTTGTATTCAAAGATAGTCTCCATTGGGCCTGAAGTTGAACAATGGGGATCTCATCTTTTCTTATCATTGATTGTATTCAATTTGGGAagtaaaaatccaaacatcttcAGATAAATCTAATCATTTTAGGGGATGAAAACAACTAATAATCGTTAGAGGGCCAAAATTTCCATATAAACAATCAAAAAGGTTAAGTTATTACACAACACAACACCTAGGAGGAAGCAGGAAGATAAATCATCTTGGAgtgaataagagaaaatatacAAACATATCAATATCACCTTCgagtttttcttctctttttttcgcGTCTTCTATCTTTGCTTTCGCTGTCTTCTGAATCTGATTCTGACTCTGAAGAACTTGAATCTGAATCCGAAGAATCTGAGCTTTGAGATTCCTCATCGGAATCTGACACCGGTTTTTGCTGTTGCATGATTAGCCGTGGCATATTCTTTAAATATTCTCGCAAATTCTCGGTTAGACCACCAAGCCCAATAGAAGTGAAGAAGTTGATGGAAAATCTTGTGTTCTTTGGGTTATCCCTTGGGAATATGGATTCAAACGAATCTTGCATTGTCGGGTCGGTGAGACGTTCATTTAACAGTCGAATTCCCAAATGTTCTGACAATTCCTGCACCACAATTAACACCAAGATACAAAAATTAACATCTACCAAAATAGTGAAAAACGCAAATTTCTTAATTTCATTGCCTAATTGCTAACTTTACAAGGCAGCTAAGCTACCCATcgttcttttaaaaaaacaaaacaaagaagcAGAGCATTAGTTATTGACGAGAAATAGATGATGATTGGAAAGGGGGGTTTAGTTTGACAACCGATAAGTTTGACATCAAACTACTCTATCTTAAGTATATAGCAAAATTAACAACTAAGTATCCTAAAGAAACATTAACAACGGAAAAGAATCATATAGATCACGATCAGGATAGACGAGAAATACCTGGAAGAGGATCTTAATAAAAATCCTTGATGAAGACGTGGTGTCTTCTTCAGTCAGGCGGATGTATGACAAAACATGCCATGGGAGTGCATCAGTGCCAAGTAAGTGGGCGAAAAATTTAGCCACATTTCTTAACTTGTTGGTTTCAAGCCTATGAATCATCGAATATTGCTGGACAAAGCATTTCTCAAAATTCTCCTGATACACTTTGTTGATCTTGCAAAATCTTTGCCCCAACAGACCATAATAGCGAAGGTAAGTTCTCTCCTGACTGCAACATTCCAATAACATGACGCATAACTCAATCTGCAAAGATCACAAAAAACGAATGAACACACTTACACCTGTACCATTGGTATAAACATATCGATTGCAACAGACAATCATGCAAGACAACCATCAATGTTATGGGTCATTATTATAGAACAGGAAACAAACTTTGATTTCAGAAAAAGTGCATGAAGCTtatgaaattaattagaaaaagtATGACCAACAGAAAGAACTAAAAGAACTAAAAGAACTTACTTCTTGACCAGGCTCGAGTTTAATTTTTAGAAGCTTATGCCCTGCCTCTTCAAAATCTACACTGGACATAATTGTCAGATAAATTGTCCTCCTTAGGTTCACAAGGTTGGTTTCCGTTTCGTCATTTATTTGCATCtgctcttcatcttcttcttccgattcatcttcttcatcctcATCTTCCTCATCATCTGATCCAGCATCAGATCTGTCTTCTTCATCCTCAGATTCCTCACCAagtatatttttctttaaatccTCATAACGCTTCTCGTTTTCGAGGAAATTTGGATCAGACTTGAAGATATCTGGAAGCAAGATAGgaaaaatataagaataaaagaatacatAAAAATAAAGCATACATCATGAGAAGACCTACTCTGATTAACAAATCAACCATGCATAAgtgtatattttatttattatttaaggGCAAAAAATACCAAGAGTAATCTCGGGATCTATCTCTTCTTGCAAAGAGATTTCATGAGTTAACTGATCTTCTTGCTCTACAAGGTCGAGTTCTGGACGAACAGCTGGATAGCCCTGAATCAAatccaaaaggaaaaagagtaaaattaaaaataaaacactGTTTCTGCTAATGCTATACAAGGAAATATGTGTGCTTGGAAACAAACAATAAGAAATTCTTCAGACTCAACATTTTCAGGTACATTGCAAAGGGTGAACTAGAAAACTGAAGTAGATtttataaacatatatgtaGAAACCAACTGAAAAGGTAACTGCTGTGTACTAAAAGGCAAATGATTCGTTGctaaaacaattaattatttaagGGTTCATCCCATCGTGAGAATTATAGACTATACCTCAAACTTTGCTTTCCTTATGGCAAATAGGCCTTCAATCAGAAACTGAACCCTTTTGTCTATTTCTCCTTCATGAAGAATTCCACGAAAACGCTCAAATATTCCTACAATCAATGACAAGAAATGGCAGAAATATGAATATACAATCTTGGGTTAAATAGGTGGGGATCATGCgaggaaatttattttttaaaacaataagactaaaataaataaaacttgaTCGAACAAAATCTATTCAATAGGGTGAAAAATGTCCTTGAGTCTAAagactaaaataaaattatttttcagatgattggaaatacaaaaaaaaatattcaacaatCTCATTCTCCATATGGGCAACTTCAAAGATGAAAATCTGCTGCAGACAGACAGAAGCTTTTCCAGAAAGACAAACAGAATGAACATGGCTAGACAATTATAATTTCATGTAACAGATCCAAGCAAACAAAAAGCAGCGAACATGGTGAACTAAAATGATTGAGCACAGCAAAATGCAGatacaataaataaatttggATAATTTACGACAATAGCATACGCACCATGAAGCCCCTTAGGAGAAAGATCCTTGAGTATTGATCCACATTCAGTTACAAAACCGACGGCCACCTCCACGCTGTCATCTGTAGGATTCTCCAGCAACACAGTGAGTAATTCTAATGCAATTATTTCATGAGCCACTTGCTGATTAACCAAATGTGCTATAAATTTGACAGCAGCAAGTAGTTGAGGCTGtcaaagataaataaaataaatgagaatCGGCAAAAAAAATTAACATCGAAGGTTTGACAACTAAATAGAAAAGATTATAAAAATTACAATCATCATGAATATTACCTTGTCATTCCGTTTATATGCTCTTTTGAGCTGCAAAACAATTCTTCTCAATAGAAGATCACCCACTTCTGGAAACTTAGTATTGACAACAGCAACAAGTGCAGCAAATACATCGGTAAACCCTGGAGATGCCATTTGTGACTTCATACATGAACGGCAAAATAGACCCCTGCCCCTGATCAAGTTCTCTGCAAATAACTCTGGAATGATATTCTTTATATTAGTAGCATTCACCTTGTTCACAAGCCCATTAATACTTTTTCGGAGTGCATCCCATGTCAAACGTTGATACTCAATGCTGCTCTTATCTTGGACCTCCTTCATCATTCTAGCCAACTTAAATGGTGGGATGTAAACACCCCCACTCTTTCCCAAATTTGAAGAATCAGGATTCAAATTGTTTTCAGTCTGTTTTTCCTGTCTGTGAGGCTGTCGATGGTCAATAGTCCCTGTACCCACCTTTTCTTTCTCCCCAATGTTTCTTCTATCCTCTCTCCTTCCACTTGTCTCCTTATCTCGTTGATCTTGAGAATTGTTATGCTTGTAATCATGTTTTGAATGTCTTCTCTCCCTATCATTGTCAGCCCGATTCCTCCGATGATCTGATTTTCTAAGCAACTCCTTGTCACGCTCATCTTTTGAATCATGATCCAAGCGGCGatccatatttttattttcattctcAATTTCACGCTGTCTACGGTCATGCCTCCTATTCTTCCTCTCATCTTCATCAGAACTTTGATATGATTCCTTTCGATTAAGCAACTCCTTGTCACGCTCATCTTTTGAATCATTATCCAAGCGGCGatccatatttttattttcattctcAGTTTCACGCTGTCTACGGTCATGCCTCCTATTCTTCCTCTCATCTTCATCAGAACTTTGATATGATTCCTTTCGATTTTCTCTCTCGTGTCCTCTACTATGGCGTTTTTCATCATGATGTCTTCTGTCTCTATCATGTCTACTTTTGTTTCTCTCAGTTCTCTGTTCACCTTCATCAAAACTTTCATATGATTTTTTCTTGTCTCCTCTCTCTACTTCTCTGTGCAAATTTTTGTCCTGATGTCTTCTGTCTCTATCTTGCCTGTCATTGTCTCTGCTTGCTCTCCTGTTCCCTTTCGCTTCATCCTCATCTGACGACTCTCGGCTATACTTCCTATCCATCTGACGACACTCCGTAGGAAAATCTAAATGGCTTGTAAGCACAAATTTCTTTTCACCACCAACCTAAAATCTATCCATCAGACAAAAAAAGTACTGATTAGCAGGAGGGGTCTTTAGTAAGATTTCTAGGGAAGATGCATATCAAACAAAGCAGAAGTAGATAATATGTACGGCCTCCAAATTTATCCAAAAACATGGAGTATGCTGTGTTGCTTGTTACAACTACCCTTTTTCATAAATCCTGATAAACAGTACAAATCTAAAACTTTGCATAAAGACTTCTAATCAACAACAAGCTTGTCTTATAATGCATGATGAAAGAGCATCCTACCAAATCAAAACTAAACTCAACTAATTCTCAAATCattaaaataaactaaagtaAATTACAACAGCCCAACCC
It includes:
- the LOC103491527 gene encoding uncharacterized protein LOC103491527 is translated as MDRKYSRESSDEDEAKGNRRASRDNDRQDRDRRHQDKNLHREVERGDKKKSYESFDEGEQRTERNKSRHDRDRRHHDEKRHSRGHERENRKESYQSSDEDERKNRRHDRRQRETENENKNMDRRLDNDSKDERDKELLNRKESYQSSDEDERKNRRHDRRQREIENENKNMDRRLDHDSKDERDKELLRKSDHRRNRADNDRERRHSKHDYKHNNSQDQRDKETSGRREDRRNIGEKEKVGTGTIDHRQPHRQEKQTENNLNPDSSNLGKSGGVYIPPFKLARMMKEVQDKSSIEYQRLTWDALRKSINGLVNKVNATNIKNIIPELFAENLIRGRGLFCRSCMKSQMASPGFTDVFAALVAVVNTKFPEVGDLLLRRIVLQLKRAYKRNDKPQLLAAVKFIAHLVNQQVAHEIIALELLTVLLENPTDDSVEVAVGFVTECGSILKDLSPKGLHGIFERFRGILHEGEIDKRVQFLIEGLFAIRKAKFEGYPAVRPELDLVEQEDQLTHEISLQEEIDPEITLDIFKSDPNFLENEKRYEDLKKNILGEESEDEEDRSDAGSDDEEDEDEEDESEEEDEEQMQINDETETNLVNLRRTIYLTIMSSVDFEEAGHKLLKIKLEPGQEIELCVMLLECCSQERTYLRYYGLLGQRFCKINKVYQENFEKCFVQQYSMIHRLETNKLRNVAKFFAHLLGTDALPWHVLSYIRLTEEDTTSSSRIFIKILFQELSEHLGIRLLNERLTDPTMQDSFESIFPRDNPKNTRFSINFFTSIGLGGLTENLREYLKNMPRLIMQQQKPVSDSDEESQSSDSSDSDSSSSESESDSEDSESKDRRREKKRRKTRR